In Longimicrobium sp., the genomic window GTGAGGAGACAGCCCATGAGCATCGCCGAAGACCTGCTCCCCGAGTTCGACTACGAGATGGCGACCACGCGCAGGATGCTGGAGCGCGTGCCGGGCGACCAGGGGCAGTGGAAGCCGCACCCCAAGTCGTTCCCGCTCGGGCACCTGGCGCAGCTCGTGGCGACCATGCCCGGCTGGCTCGTCGGGATCCTGAAGGACACGAAGATCGACCTGGCCGCGTATCCCGGCTACAGCTACGAGACCACCGAGACCCTGCTCGGGAAGTTCGACCAGCTCGCCGGCGCGGCGCGCGAGGCGCTCGCGTCCGCCCGGGACGAGGACTTCTCGGTGCCGTGGTCCCTGGTGGCCGGCCCGCAGGTCCTCTTCACGTCGACCCGCCGCGAGCAGGTGTGGCAGACCATCAACCACCTGGTCCACCACCGCGGCCAGCTCTCCGTGTACCTGCGCCTGCTGGATGTGCCGGTGCCGTCGATCTACGGCCCCACCGCCGACGAGCCCTGGGGAGGGGCGCCGCCCGCGGCGTGACGAGCGGCCGATGGGAATTCCCCTCGCGATCTTCAGTCTCCACCGGCTGCGCAGCGAACGCGCGGGCTGCCTCCACCACCTGCTGCTGAGGGTGGAGCAGCCCGCGTTCAGCAACGCCGACGCGGGCGAGTACGACCACGCCGTCGAAGTCGCGGAGGGGAAGCGGAGGGCGCTGATCCGGGCCTATGAGGAGAGGCTGGCCGGCGCATGCGCCGCGCCCCACGAGGTGAGTCTCGTCGGGGAGCTGCAGTCGTGGCCGGCCGGCGACGAGCTGATCGACGGGCGCGGAGGCTGCGACGTGGACGTGTGGGTGGCCGAGACGCGGTACGGCCACCCCTGGGTGGTGATGGGGACGGCGGAGAGCGAGGAGGCGTTC contains:
- a CDS encoding DinB family protein, translating into MSIAEDLLPEFDYEMATTRRMLERVPGDQGQWKPHPKSFPLGHLAQLVATMPGWLVGILKDTKIDLAAYPGYSYETTETLLGKFDQLAGAAREALASARDEDFSVPWSLVAGPQVLFTSTRREQVWQTINHLVHHRGQLSVYLRLLDVPVPSIYGPTADEPWGGAPPAA